The DNA sequence CATAGTGAAACGTGACTAAAAGAGCCAAAGGCCAAAATGATGATTGTATGGTTTAGATTTCTggatttaatttaatgaatgttttcGTATTGGTTAGTACCAGTTTGGTGCTGGTGCACCAACATAAACATGTAGTTTAGAAGCTGGTCTTTTTGGTGAAGCAAGGAAGATTTCTCAAGGTATTTAAGCAAACATAAACCGGTCTTTTCAGCAGACCTTGTGGTAATTCTGCAGATAATCTCTGGTATGATTACCTTTATTGGCACAGCCACAGAACTACAGGGACGAATGTTGCAGAGTCTGGTTTCCTTCAGCAGCTTGCACTGCGCGTTCTCATTGGTGACCCGAGATGAAACACCCATCCCGCAGCTGCGTGAACAAGGCGTCCAGCTTGTCGTCTGCACAACACATTGCCGTCCGGCTTGCTTCCATGCTAGGAAGAGTGAGAGAGATGGGGTAAGTTAGTACACAGGCACCATTCAGCCAACAGGGAACACTGACGCACAGAGAAAGTGATTACGGCGTGCAGGGAAACAGCTGCCTGACAGAGGCACCGTGTGTGGGGCTGGTTCACAAGGATCTCGTGGAAAAGAAGCAGCGGGCACCTAAACACAGGCACCCACACAGAAGCGCATGCAGGAGGAACTGCCACAGCTCACATTGGGACTGATTGTTAATTGAACCGAAACCCAAAAGCAGCCAAAGGGGGCGTTCACACAGGACACATTCTTGCACTCTGCTGcactatttttaattgttgatTTATGTAAACATGCTAAACAGACGTCATTGATGGTAGCGATCACAGCCTGAGCCAAGGTTATTATacttaacttaaactaaaactatgaaaaacacactttttttcttttacttgaaataaaatctaaagCATATTAAGCCTATTTAATGTTTAGGcttcttaaatctcattttcatttagtttaacttgaagtatTGCAATGAACTCCACGTTTGACGCCATGTCAAGTTCTAAGAAGTTAAGGCAAGACTCCACAGGTAAATATGGGAAAGATGTCACTAATAGATATAATCACACTTCCCTAGTTGATTAATGACAGTTCTTTAAAACAAtttgaatgttttctgaaaatgtgtgtataaaTGAGCCAGTGAGGCAGTACTACTACTTAAATATGCACAGATAAATCTGAACACTGGATAACGCcaggttcaaaattcttgtttcattttattgacaaattaGAGGGGGTTTTTGATTACCAGAAAATTGATaatcagaaaatactttcactgtttatggaataaaatgttgtgTAAATCAGTATTAATGATgtatgaacaaacccctcaaaaacaaagcaaaaaccttcagaatatagaggttttctttccactagtctgaaagaagacattttatggaagcaaaatagcccaaaatctaaaaattgacaagttaaagaaaaacaaacactgatTTTGCATGTGGTGTCTTTCCTTAAAAGAATGGCCTCTTAAATAAGCATGCATTTACAAGTTAGTCTACACTGTTTTATGCTGCTTTGGAGCGGCTTTTGGCATGCAAGTCTAGTCTTAGTTAAGAAACTTTGTGGGGACACACAGAACAGTGCCCTCACCTGGCAAATGCTTTCGACTGCGTGGTTTGTCCCACTTTTTCTCCACCTCTATAAGTTCGTTGCTCAGGGAGTTTTTGGACTTGTAGGGGTACGGCTTTGGTCTGTGTTTCTTGTAGGTGTGCAGGTGAGGGAACAGATATGGAGGCGGCTGCGGCCGTCTGAACACTGGCGGGAGGACGGAGGACTCGCCGTGACAGTCTACGCTGAGGCAGCACTGGCCGGGGATTTTGACCAGTCGAGGTGCGGGACAGGATGGTGACGCCAGAGGAATATCGGTGGGGCAAAGGGGCACGCAGCCCACTGCCCCGTCGATACAGGTGCACTGGTGTTTGCAGCCCGCGCGGAAGTTTTCTCCATTCTGATACATGCGGCCGTTGTATTCACAAGAGCGGCCTTCCAGTTTGGCTGAAAAGACAAAGGAGAGACAGGAGCAGGACTTAATCGAAGGGAACTGATGTTAAAATTAgatcaaaaatttaattttagttaaagttttagtaattatagagtatttttttctgtgtaaaaaaaaaaaaaaatgttgtccAAGTTAGCAGCGAATGTTCTTAGAACGTTCTTCAAGGTTCTTCCAGTAATGTTAATAGAACATTCGTTCAAAACTTTAGCCGAAAAAGTCAAtcgatttataaaaaaaaaaaaataaaaactaatatcaATAATTTCAAACTcagtcttcaaattaatgtacaaacatcataaagacagtatatttttaatatttatttaatgccatcTTTTTatactactgatgtctctaGGAAATTGtttcccctaatatttaaccactgactagccattcaacattacgttataattgagagctatcaattttaacatttattagacgtCACAtcaaaacaatcttcacataaagccattataataaatgtcatatttacctgtgccctcAGCAAGCAGGAAATAtgcagaaattgaataaagttatcaaacactaaattctaaattaaatatagatgaatccaaaagttattgatttcctgttttttttcttttgatctttgatgaacagacattacagcagctggttattaggttatgtggctgctattactttaagagctgccgctgctgaacgtgacgTGGGATCTGACACGCATGCTCGTAGATTAATTTGtgctttaatatgaaatgattcTACAGCACTTGCCGCCgtatttgtgtgtgcaattgaaAAGCACGCACTACGAGCACAGTATAACGGCTGACAGGACAGGGAGATTAATTTTTACCGACATATGGCCTGACAGCATCTCATCTGACTGCAGTTCCTCATCAACTGTACCGTTTCTGCACTCGTTTGACTCGACCCTGTGGAGTGCGCATTATAAAAGTCTTCTATGTGATGTGGTTATAAAGACGTTCTGcatctaaataaatgcaattcttgACAATAAAAGAGATGgaagcagcagttgtgagtgtGGCTAACCCTAGCCCTGCCCCATATTAACCGCGCTAACTATTTTGAATgctgttaaactgaaaaaaattcaTCGCCTGCGTTAACACACTAATTTTGACAGTTgtatttaaaagatgaaaaaaaaaaaaacaactatattttgaatgttcagagaacgttcagaaataacattttcataacctATCAGTAACATTAGCAAATCGCTCTTGAAACATATATTTGTTAGCTAAGGTCTcatattttgtgttgttttccagtaaaaatatctaaacattctttaGATAAACTCCCATTAATTTTGACGTCTTTTGAATAATTTGCATTGAATTATTATCCAGAAGATGACCTGCACAGCGTGACAGTAAGGGGTTAAACAGAGATTGACACTCTATCCTTTGCTTTTATGAGAGAGGCTCTATGTTTAGGGCAGAGTGGAATTTTGACTTGTTTACAATGTCGTTGAGTGTCAGATAGTCTTTGGGTGTGTGAGACGCCCCCTAAAACCCCCCTTTAGTCCAACTCAAATAACTGACTTAATATAGAAACTAGCCCAGTGCACAAAACATCCTCTGTATGAATGTGCATGTCTTAATAAAGATAAACCCTGAAGCCTACATCAGTCCTCTGTGTAACCTAAGTTAGAATTACATTATTCACCAGCTTGTcattcaatttattatttatgatcaTTGTTGGAAGGTTTGGAAATTACTTTAATCCAAACCTTTCAAtaagtatattattataataagtatatttcaataaatataatcatttttgaaaataaaattagaatagagtgttttcattagttttttGACAATATATCctattgaaacaggaagtttggGTGGGACATCAAaggttttgttcattttttgtacatttccaGTAGCCTTTAGTTTGTCGTAGCCAAACAAAacttacacatttaaaataatttgcattagaatatattgttatatttatggtagtgctatcaaatgattaatcgtgattaatcgcatcaaaaataaaagtttttgtttacataatatatgtatgtgtactgcgtatatttattatgtatatataaatacacacacatacagtatatattttaaaaacattcacgtgtatatattttaaaaacattcacatgtatatatatatatatatatatatttatattcttatattatatataaatatatttaatgtttaaaaataacatttttcttaattatatacatgcatgtttgaatttatatatatatatatatatatatatatatatatatatatatatatatatatatatatatatgcacataataaatacacacagtatacacacattatgtaaacaaacttttattttggatgcgattaattgtgattaatcatttgacagcactatggtaatgaaaatgaattcaaatttaAGATGGgaatatttaaattcaaattacacattttcatcatacatatttttataattaaatcataCTAATTCAccttccatatatatatattataatattcaaCAGGCAATTTTCGGTCAGTTTTATTTCGCTTTACAAATTCGCCCCCACAAATTTAGCAGAAGAATATTCAGCACATGGCacgatattatattttttatttagtgttttttttttttttttttacagtttaactTAATTGACTGTAACTGACTGTGGTAAAACTGTGAACGCAGGCCCCCGACATCACTGCCATCCCTGATACCGCATGTACATCACTATTtgatgtctgcatttacatctgcaagacggaTTTTTTTAGAGTgattgctcatctgcaatacgtctacaGGACGTTTCCCTTaggatgtcaaatagacgtctaggctattagatgtctttaagatgtttatgatttagaatgcaTGTAAAACTGTACACAGCAGAGGCTTTCCAGATCAagtgatctttaacagacattttGTAGATGTAGCCTATGTGTGCAATATCTGGGATAATGCTGAGATGCCTCGTTAGCCGTTCCGCTTATTCCTGTGGCAACTACAGACCCACGCATCTCTCAATAATAAGATAATCTCTGTTTGACACTTGCAGCTTCTATGAAGCTTCTTCTTCCAAAAAGCACAATGTGCTCTGATTGGTTTTTAGCAGTGCTAACATTCGTGCAATTATACAGAAGTCGTTTTTCGGTTCCACttcttttacattgtttttctaAATCCACAGTAGTCAGATGTTTGACCGTTGCACTCTTTTGCATTGTCACatgcatgacacacacacacaaaaaagggaATGAAAAGTGAATGAAGTTGTTCCTCAAATTCTCTCTGAATGTCTTCTCTGGCGTTCTCTTTTATTACATGtaaatgatctttatttaatccAAGGTGAACATGATGGCGTTTGAGGCATTGCTGACCCTATGGCGACATCTTTGTGCCCTGAATATGTCACTAGTTTGCATCGTGATTTTTCACGTCATTTCTGTCAGGCAAAGCATCCAGATCTCTCAGAAATGACATTACAATCATTTCTAGATTTAAAATCAGCGGTACCTtgaggatttcagtccttctcACTGACTTGGTTTAGTCTGCTTCATATGGTCCCTCATCATGATCAAATCCATTTATGTTATGCTGTTTCTCTGTATGTGTGAGACTCGTGCATTTCTCCAAACATTACATTTGTCCGTATGGCCTTTTTTTGTATTCACATGTGTATTCTGCTAGTGACTAGCCTACCTTTTTTGGCTGAAAACAAACCTCCTCTTCACATGCTTCACTGATTCACCATCATTATTATCTTGTTCTGCTGCTAAATTAgtcttttcatttaatttttcccCCCCCCCACTCTTAGACTAGTTATTGACATTATACTTCTGCTTAAGTAATAAATGAGTTCTGGTATTTTTACTTCAGtacatttacatggacatcaatactccgattttaacacgattaagacaatactctgattaagaattTACCACGTAAAcagatttttgattaccttaatccggctaaatAAAAGTTACTAAAAAGAGGTGCTCTACCAACAAAAGAGGAGGTGCAACCAAAAATCAAAAAGCCATATCAATTGAAAAAGGTGCAACACTCACTCTTGAAGAGATGAaaactttattaattaaaatgacatgTCGGCCATTATCAAGGCCTTCATCAGATATCAAGAACAGCAGTACCAAACAATGCTTTGAACATTCTTGTGATCAGTAACAGGTGTGTCACTCTGCCAATTAGGGGAGTGGCTTCCAAACAAGtttaaagaagaagaaaaaacacggGAAAGAAAAACATACCATAATCAATTTCCTGATTGAGACCTCTGGGAAATAATGTGTCTAAAGTAAAAATCCAGAAAGTCTCCCTAGATTTACGTTTCACAACAATATCACCTCCCTGACCTGCTGAATGAACTTGTTCAATACCAAAGTAGAAAAACTCATAAATAGAATGtgaatattctttaaaatgttgTGCTACCATCACCTTTTTCAATTGATATGGCTTAATCTGGCTAAAttcataatcgaagtaaacagaaatcgaattaagacatgtggagtattcctattttcgtcgcattattgaagtgcagtacagacacgacacaccttaatcaaactattaccggcgtgtaggacttttcgctgcattttgcgacaggatacacacacggcAGCGGTCAACCGTTTGAcagcaaataaaagagcttcaacaccgccgtcgtctgtatgcacgtacaaataattaactgcacttgaagctttcataaaattaaaaattaaacacccaaaactgtatatggcatcatcacaaAGACgaactacaggtgcatctcaataaattagaatgtcgtggaaaagttcatttatttcagtaattcaactcaaattgtgaaactcgtgtattaaataaattcaatgcacacagactgaattagtttatgtctttggttcttttaattgtgatgattttggctcacatttaacaaaaaaacactaattcactatctcaacaaattagaatacttcataagaccaataaaaaaaatgttttagtgaATTGATCTcggtaaatgtttcatgttcaaaaataaaatttgtgaaAGTGACGTGGCCAAGTATCATTTATGCtgtggcgcccggggagcagttgggggtttggtgccttactcaagggcacctcagttgtggtattaagggtggagagagcgctgtacattcactccccccacctaattcctgccggacctgagactcaaactcaCAACCTCACAACCTTtaggttacaagtccgactctctaaccattaggccacaacttccccaATGACTTGTCTTTTccacttaatttgacactttagaaagttaataaagtAGGAAGTTGTAGTTTACGGTCAGCGATATCTTAATCTTATTTTATTCGCAAAAGATGTgaaataattttggtttatttttagttattttttgtttttaatagaaatatctggcaacactgcatcactGCACTCAAACTAACAGTAATCAAAAAAGCCCATGGACAGGTTATTGCTGACAGGATACCACATTCGGTAAGGGAAACGCAAAAATGTcatgatattatctgtcagaaacgttatcaacgctgtcaaaaacagtatttaacaCCAGTACACAGATCTGTAGAACAAGTAGGTTACATaatgtaatgaaatgaaatgaaatacgcAAACACTAGCCATGAAGAAGTCTATGCTATGTCATTCAGTATAATGGTTAAAATTGTCAGAAATCATGttataaacattcataagagcactagacaaagttatcagctatatagaaatgttttttaataaaaactataacagtaatatattgttgccgcattaataataaacaactgataaaattatccaccCCTAACTATAGTACAGTATTAACAAATTCTGATGCAATAAATagggtatgatttaaaaatgatcatCCCTCCAAACCAGAGAAAACATATTTCACAAATATCTACATGTCTGTGTTTATAGTGTATATAATgagttgtatttgtatttatttgttattatagtATATAGTACAGTGGTATACAATTATATTGTATACCAGTTGTCGTATCCCCCCCAGACCTCACAAATTTTCAAAGCCTGGCTACGGCCATGATTGGTCCTTATGGAAATGACCATGGAAATTGTCAGTAGCCTAAATCAACCGCAGAACTTTCCACTCCCATCAGTGGATTTGGGAGTATCTCATGcaaatttgccctgtttagtagaTCTGACCATAAAATGCAATAATCGGTACTGGTTGAGTCTATTCCATTATTAACGTAGTTTCAACAGATTTGGGGAATCAGTAACTATGGGGACAAATACGTTTTCATGCAGGCTCAGTTGGAACTTTTTTGCTTCCAATCATTTAAGAACTATATTTTGTCTTCCCCAAGGTtgcctttgttttatgtttggttttaatttcaaatcaatttaGTTTGAGACTGGGATgtggcaaaaaaagaaaagaaaagaaagaaataagaaataagaaaataaatgactaaataaaaataaagtttttcacAGCACCATCATATCAGtaaacagctgttttttttatgtgtttttattttctataattCCAGGATGAGCTCGAAGCAACACTCTATTACTTACATATGAATCTACAAGAAAATTAATGTACTAAAGAAGAGTTTGAGGAAACAGTTCAACACATTGAGGTGAGGAAACAGAATCAAGAGTCATTTTCATTACAGTTGTAcaattatacattataatttGATAATGGATTCAACTGATTTTATTTagtaaatgacaaaaattaaACTTCTTTTGGATCTATGTTGAGTAAATCCATTCATGAATCCCATGGAAAAACAAAGAATCCATATTTTGAGGATTTTGTAGTTTTGGTTTATTTGCAATTTTATTTGCAAGTTGGTTTATTTGCAACTTGAgtgacattttaaattacaccTCCATGTGGTACTTCAAAacgttttttgaaaaaaaaaaaataataatttgtgtgactttttttcttttcttttctttttctatctGAAAACAGATCTTGGTGGGGTTACTTGTTGGCCAAAAacaacaagtcaagtcaagtcaagtcaagttgagctttattgtcattccgctacatgcgggggcatacagtggaacaaaatgtcgtgcctcacaggaccacggtgctacataaatacaggcatacagcaatgaagtaaaacaatataaacctatacacaactatcctactgatagatacctgtgtgtagcacacttcaattgaacaaaaaaagttccataagtttcagatggtccatgtttcaggaggtaggggtttgtatggggtttcagagagggcgggtgatttgagttcagggctctcacagcctggggaaaaagctgttgagcagtctggcagagcgggctctgatgctcggTACcatcttcctgatggtaggagctggaagagactgtgggaggtgtgtggagtccttcacgatacttttgctttgctggagcatcgtgtgaggaaaatatccaggatggagggagaggggcaccgatgatccttgcagctgtgttcactgtccgttggagggtcttgcggtctgc is a window from the Onychostoma macrolepis isolate SWU-2019 chromosome 03, ASM1243209v1, whole genome shotgun sequence genome containing:
- the si:ch211-106h11.3 gene encoding CCN family member 1, whose product is MYQNGENFRAGCKHQCTCIDGAVGCVPLCPTDIPLASPSCPAPRLVKIPGQCCLSVDCHGESSVLPPVFRRPQPPPYLFPHLHTYKKHRPKPYPYKSKNSLSNELIEVEKKWDKPRSRKHLPAWKQAGRQCVVQTTSWTPCSRSCGMGVSSRVTNENAQCKLLKETRLCNIRPCSSVAVPIKKGRKCSRTQKSPEPLRLRYAGCRSTRLYRPNYCGTCLDGRCCSPRRTRTAPVLFACPDGEHFERAVMFVQSCKCNDECGHLNDAALPPQRWLYGDMHKFVD